The Pithys albifrons albifrons isolate INPA30051 chromosome 13, PitAlb_v1, whole genome shotgun sequence genome has a segment encoding these proteins:
- the IQGAP1 gene encoding ras GTPase-activating-like protein IQGAP1, translating to MAAEEADGLPVSRPHYGSVLDNERLTAEEMDERRRQNVAYEYLCHLEEAKRWMEACLNEELPATTELEEGLRNGVYLAKLGNFFSPKVVSVKKIYDREQTRYKATGLHFRHTDNVIQWLNAMSEIGLPKIFYPETTDIYDRKNMPRCIYCIHALSLYLFKLGLAPQIQDLYGKVDFTEEEISNMRLELEKYGIQMPAFSKIGGILANELSVDEAALHAAVIAINEAIDRQVPADTLMAMKNPNAMLINLDDQLESAYQDTLYRAKQEKMENAKNRMASESSDRERDVYEELLTQAEIQGNINKVNTHAAISKIDLALEQGDALALYEALATPALGLRGLLRENCDWYFKQFLSDRQQKQETGLAGPLQKEELQLGVDAANRAAQQYQQRLAAVARINSAIRMGDAEKTVAELMNPEAQLPEVYAFATDLYQRELATLQQQSPEGNLTHPELSVAVEMLSSVALINRALESGDVNTVWKQLSSPVTGLTDIEDENSQRYIDDLMKLKAQRSAKGNEFITWNDIQSCVDHVNKVVHEEHERILAIGLINEALDEGDSKKTVQALQIPAAKLEGVAPKVAQHYQDTLLRAKREKAQDTQDETAVLWLDEIQDGIHRANKDTEESKRFSLGILAINEAVDHGDVGQTLSALRSADVGLYGVTPECAETYQRELSEVKKRKMAAGGNDSEWVKHWVRGGYHYYHNLQTKEGGWDEPVEFVQNDLQLSREEIQSTISGVTAAYNREQLWLANETLIMKLQACCRGYLVRQEFNSRINFLKKQVPAITCIQSQWRGYKQRKAYQSRLDYLRAQKDQVVKIQSMTRMYQARRRYRDRLQYFRNHINDVVKIQAFIRANKAREDYKTLINAESPPMAVVRKFVHLLDQSDQDFQEELELMKLREEVVTLIRSNQQLENDLNLMDIKIGLLVKNKITLQDVVSHSKKLTKKNKEQLSDMMMLNKQRGGLKALSKEKREKLEAYQHLFYLLQTNPTYLAKLIFQMPQNKSTKFMDSVIFTLYNYASNQREEYLLLRLFQTALQEEIKSKVDQIHEIVTGNPTVIKMVVSFNRGARGQNALRQILAPVVKEIIDDKSLNIKTDPVDIYKSWVNQMESQTGEASKLPYDVTSEQALSHEEVRTRLDASIRNMRTVTDKFLSAIVSSVDKIPYGMRFIAKVLKDSLHEKFPDAGEDELLKIVGNLLYYRYMNPAIVAPDAFDIIDLSAGGQLTTDQRRNLGSIAKMLQHAASNKMFMGDNAHLSIINEYLLQSYQKFRRLFQAACEVPELQDKFNIDEYSDLVTLTKPVIYISIGEIINTHTLLLDHQDAIAPEHNDPIHELLDDLGEVPTIESLIGEGSGNVNDPNREMLAKTEVSLTLTNKFDVPGDENAQMDARTLLLNTKRLIVDVIRFQPGETLTEILETSATSEQEADHHRAMQKRAIRDAKTPDKMKKSVSVKEDGNLNLQEKKDKIKAGLKKLTELGTMNAKNKYQELINDIAKDIRNQRRYRQRRKAELVKLQQTYSALNSKATFYGEQVDYYKSYIKTCLDNLASKGKVSKKPREMKGKNSKKISLKYTAARLHEKGVLLEIEDLQGNQFKNVIFEISPTEEVGDFEVKAKFMGVQMETFMLHYQDLLQLQYEGVAVMKMFDRAKVNVNLLIFLLNKKFYGK from the exons ATGGATGGAGGCCTGTTTGAATGAAGAGCTGCCTGCCACAACAGAGCTGGAAGAAGGATTGAGAAATGGAGTCTACCTGGCCAAACTTGGAAACTTTTTCTCCCCTAAAGTGgtttctgtgaagaaaatctATGATAGGGAACAAACTAGGTATAAG gcaACTGGTCTCCACTTCCGACACACAGATAATGTAATTCAGTGGCTGAATGCCATGTCTGAGATTGGTCTCCCCAAG ATATTCTACCCAGAAACTACAGATATCTATGATCGCAAGAACATGCCACGCTGTATCTATTGTATTCATGCACTCAG cCTGTACCTTTTCAAACTGGGTCTTGCCCCACAGATTCAGGATTTATATGGCAAAGTGGACTTTAcag AGGAGGAAATCAGTAATATGAGGCTTGAACTGGAGAAGTATGGTATTCAGATGCCTGCCTTCAGCAAGATTGGAGGAATTCTAGCAAATGAGCTTTCTGTGGATGAAGCAGCAT TACATGCTGCTGTCATTGCCATTAATGAAGCAATTGACCGTCAGGTTCCAGCTGACACTCTTATGGCAATGAAGAACCCTAATGCCATGCTAATAAATCTTGATGATCAACTGGAATCTGCTTACCAAGATACACTCTACagagcaaagcaagaaaagatGGAGAATGCTAAAAATAGG aTGGCCTCAGAAAGTtcagacagagaaagagatgtGTATGAAGAACTTCTGACTCAAGCTGAGATTCAGGGAAACATCAATAAAGTGAACA CACATGCAGCCATATCAAAAATTGATCTAGCTTTGGAACAAGGAGATGCATTAGCACTGTATGAAGCTTTAGCAACACCAGCCCTGGGACTCCGAGGATTGCTCCGAGAAAATTGTGACTGGTATTTCAAGCAGTTTCTGAGTGATAGGCAACAGAAACAGGAG acTGGCCTTGCAGGTCCTCTGCAGAAGGAAGAGTTGCAGTTGGGAGTGGATGCTGCTAACAGGGCAGCACAACAGTACCAGCAAA GACTGGCAGCAGTAGCCAGAATTAATTCAGCAATTCGAATGGGTGATGCTGAGAAGACTGTGGCAGAACTAATGAATCCAGAGGCCCAGTTACCAGAGGTTTATGCATTTGCCACAGATCTTTACCAGAGGGAGCTTGCCACTTTACAGCAACAGAGCCCTGAA GGTAACCTCACCCATCCAGAACTGTCTGTTGCTGTAGAGATGCTGTCTTCTGTGGCTCTGATTAACAGGGCTTTGGAATCAGGGGATGTGAATACAGTGTGGAAACAACTGAGCAGTCCTGTCACAGGGCTTACAGACATTGAGGATGAGAACTCACAGAG ATATATTGATGATTTGATGAAGCTGAAGGCTCAAAGAagtgcaaaaggaaatgaatttATCACATGGAATGATATCCAGTCATGTGTTGATCATGTTAACAAAGTTGTGCATGAAGAACATGAAA GGATTTTGGCCATTGGTCTTATCAATGAAGCTCTAGATGAAGGGGACAGCAAGAAGACTGTTCAAGCCTTACAGATTCCTGCAGCAAAATTGGAGGGTGTAGCCCCAAAGGTAGCACAGCATTACCAGGATACGCTACTTCGAGCCAAGCGAGAGAAAGCACAG GACACACAGGATGAAACAGCTGTACTTTGGCTAGATGAAATTCAGGATGGGATTCACAGGGCTAACAAGGACACAGAGGAATCCAAGAGAT TCTCCTTAGGAATTCTGGCCATTAATGAAGCAGTAGATCATGGGGATGTCGGCCAGACCCTGAGTGCCTTGCGTTCAGCTGATGTGGGGCTATATGGAGTCACTCCAGAATGTGCCGAGACGTACCAGCGAGAGCTGTCAGaagtcaagaaaagaaaaatggcagcAG GCGGCAATGACAGTGAATGGGTGAAACACTGGGTGAGAGGAGGCTATCATTATTATCATAACCTGCAGACCAAAGAGGGAGGATGGGATGAACCAGTGGAATTTGTGCAAAATGACCTACAGCTGTCACGGGAGGAAATACAG AGCACCATATCTGGTGTCACTGCAGCATATAACCGAGAGCAGTTGTGGCTGGCAAATGAGACCCTGATTATGAAACTTCAGGCTTGCTGTCGAGGATATCTTGTTCGGCAGGAATTCAACtcaagaattaattttttgaaGAAACAAGTCCCAGCAATCACTTGCATTCAG tctcaGTGGCGTGGCTACAAGCAAAGGAAGGCATATCAAAGCCGTTTGGATTACCTGCGAGCACAGAAGGACCAAGTAGTAAAG ATTCAATCAATGACCAGGATGTATCAAGCCAGAAGACGTTACAGAGATCGTCTGCAGTATTTCAGAAACCAT ATAAACGATGTTGTAAAAATTCAAGCCTTTATCCGAGCAAACAAAGCACGAGAAGACTACAAAACCCTCA TTAATGCTGAAAGCCCACCTATGGCTGTGGTTCGGAAGTTTGTCCACTTGCTTGATCAGAGTGACCAAGATTTTCAGGAGGAGCTTGAGCTAATGAAACTGCGTGAGGAAGTTGTAACCTTGATCCGATCCAATCAGCAACTGGAAAATGATCTCAATCTCATGGACATCAAAATTGGGCTGCTAGtcaaaaacaaaattacattgCAG GATGTCGTTTCTCACAGCAAGAAACTTACCAAGAAGAACAAGGAACAGCTCTCTGACATGATGATGCTGAACAAACAAAGGGGAGGTTTGAAAGCATTGagcaaagagaagagagaaaagctggAAGCCTATCAGCATCTGTTCTACCTACTTCAG actAACCCAACCTACTTGGCCAAGCTGATTTTTCAGATGCCTCAAAACAAATCCACAAAGTTCATGGATTCTGTCATCTTCACACTGTATAACTATGCATCCAATCAAAGAGAGGAATACCTGTTGTTGCGACTTTTCcaaacagcactgcaggaagagATCAA ATCAAAAGTAGACCAGATACATGAAATTGTGACTGGGAATCCTACTGTTATTAAGATGGTGGTAAGTTTCAACCGTGGTGCCCGCGGTCAGAATGCCCTGAGGCAGATCCTGGCACCAGTTGTGAAGGAAATAATTGATGACAAATCACTTAATATCAAAACTGATCCAGTGGATATTTACAAGTCTTGGGTAAACCAGATGGAGTCTCAAACTGGAGAGGCCAG CAAACTGCCATATGATGTCACGTCTGAACAAGCTCTAAGTCATGAAGAGGTCAGGACGCGCCTGGATGCCTCAATCAGAAACATGAGGACAGTGACAGACAAGTTCCTGTCTGCCATAGTTAGTTCAGTGGACAAAATCCC TTATGGAATGCGTTTCATTGCTAAGGTCCTAAAAGACTCCCTGCATGAGAAGTTTCCCGATGCTGGCGAGGATGAGCTTCTGAAG ATTGTTGGCAACTTACTCTACTATCGCTACATGAATCCAGCCATTGTCGCACCAGATGCATTTGACATCATTGACCTTTCAGCTGGAGGTCAGCTGACCACAGACCAACGCAGAAACCTGGGTTCCATTGCAAAGATGTTGCAGCACGCTGCATCCAATAAGATGTTCATGGGAGACAATGCTCATCTAAGCATCATTAATGAATACCTGTTGCAGTCGTACCAGAAATTCAG GCGTCTTTTTCAGGCTGCCTGTGAGGTTCCTGAATTGCAGGATAAATTTAATATTGATGAATATTCTGACTTGGTGACTCTCACTAAACCggttatttatatttctattgGTGAAATCATCAATACGCATACT tTGCTCTTAGACCATCAAGACGCAATTGCTCCTGAGCACAATGATCCAATTCATGAGCTGCTGGACGATCTGGGAGAAGTTCCTACAATTGAGTCCTTAATAG GGGAAGGATCCGGAAACGTTAATGATCCCAACAGGGAAATGCTAGCAAAGACAGAGGTTTCTCTCACACTCACCAACAAATTTGATGTTCCTGGTGATGAAAACGCACAGATGGATGCGAGGACGCTTTTGTTGAA CACAAAGCGTTTAATTGTTGATGTAATCCGCTTCCAACCAGGGGAGACGCTGACTGAAATCTTGGAAACTTCAGCTACCTCAGAGCAG gaagCAGACCATCATAGAGCTATGCAGAAACGGGCCATTCGTGATGCTAAAACTCCTGATAAGATGAAAAAGTCTGTCTCTGTAAAGGAAGATGGCAACTTGaatcttcaagaaaaaaaagataaaatcaaGGCAGGCTTGAAGAAGTTGACAGAACTGGGGACAATGAATGCCAAAAACAAATACCAGGAACTAATCAATGACATTGCAAAG GATATCAGAAATCAGCGCAGATACCGTCAGAGAAGAAAGGCGGAGCTGGTGAAGCTGCAGCAGACGTACAGTGCCTTGAACTCCAAAGCTACTTTTTATGGGGAACAAGTAGATTATTACAAAAGTTACATAAAAACCTGCTTGGATAACCTGGCCAGCAAGGGGAA AGTCTCCAAGAAACCTCGCGAGATGAAAGGCAAAAACAGTAAAAAGATTTCTCTAAAATATACAGCAGCTAGACTTCATGAGAAGGGAGTGCTTTTAGAAATTGAAGACCTGCAAGGTAACCA GTTTAAAAATGTGATCTTTGAAATTAGTCCAACAGAAGAAGTCGGAGATTTTGAGGTAAAAGCAAAATTCATGGGGGTGCAGATGGAAACCTTTATGTTACATTATCAG GATCTTCTGCAACTGCAGTATGAAGGTGTTGCTGTCATGAAGATGTTTGACAGAGCAAAAGTGAATGTCAATCTTCTGATCTTTCTTCTGAATAAGAAATTTTATGGGAAGTAA